Proteins encoded together in one Desulfosporosinus meridiei DSM 13257 window:
- a CDS encoding SGNH/GDSL hydrolase family protein — protein MKVVAIGDSITEGYPYTPQESWVTYLAQELQCEVLNKGINGNLTQEMNARFEGDVLANNPTHVIILGGTNDAYAKYPLKNVTPHFSAMVKMSREHGIIPILGLPTPSLVEDDELYLRQYRKWLIECSKINCLPLIDFYTPYSMRLEAGEEAKLFVDEVHPSRDGYKFMAEIAIHSLKPLK, from the coding sequence ATGAAAGTCGTTGCAATTGGTGATTCAATTACCGAAGGCTATCCTTATACTCCCCAAGAATCTTGGGTGACTTATTTAGCCCAAGAACTTCAATGTGAAGTTCTCAACAAAGGGATTAACGGGAATCTAACTCAAGAAATGAATGCTAGATTCGAGGGTGATGTTCTGGCAAATAATCCGACCCACGTGATTATTCTTGGCGGCACCAATGATGCCTATGCCAAATATCCCTTAAAAAATGTAACTCCCCATTTCTCAGCAATGGTGAAAATGAGCCGGGAACATGGAATCATCCCCATACTTGGCTTGCCTACCCCTTCCTTAGTAGAGGATGATGAGCTTTATCTTCGCCAATATCGAAAGTGGTTAATAGAGTGCTCTAAAATCAACTGTTTGCCATTGATTGACTTTTACACTCCTTACTCTATGCGCCTGGAGGCCGGTGAAGAAGCCAAGCTTTTTGTCGATGAAGTCCATCCTAGTCGGGATGGGTACAAGTTTATGGCCGAAATAGCTATACATAGTTTAAAACCTTTGAAATGA
- a CDS encoding LapA family protein, whose amino-acid sequence MFVLILSLICSLLIAVFAIQNAGLVTIQLFWVTRDVPLVLVILGSTFAGALVMLLLAIWRELRLKLRSKQNSIEQSQKSDPSGQQAISPLKPTDGAE is encoded by the coding sequence ATGTTTGTACTTATCTTATCCCTTATCTGTTCGTTGCTCATTGCGGTGTTTGCCATTCAAAATGCTGGTTTAGTGACTATTCAGCTCTTCTGGGTTACTAGGGATGTGCCCTTAGTCTTAGTAATCTTAGGTTCCACATTTGCGGGAGCTTTAGTAATGCTCCTCTTAGCAATCTGGCGGGAACTGCGCCTTAAGTTAAGATCCAAACAAAACTCAATAGAGCAGAGTCAAAAGAGCGACCCTTCTGGTCAACAGGCTATTTCCCCTTTGAAGCCGACAGATGGGGCAGAATAA
- a CDS encoding Fpg/Nei family DNA glycosylase, whose amino-acid sequence MPEVPEMEIYKNYLNQWVKGKEISELNILRAKSINLELSEFRAKVQGKRIKEIRRRGKYLIFDFEEGDFLLTHMMLDGRLFLLQLDSETLKKTDSPKAEDLQSVIMGSSAEELKNIVKDLPGRASVIFGLSGGLILFFCNLTLGYLHYLDQVHLDTKLQELGKDPLDPDFNSRDFSKLLKGKRGMIKPWLMNPKNISGVGNAYSNEALFSAGILPTRGVSTLDDAEKENLFDSLVRIIRDSIRLGGDMEEPFAAWDDFTGGYNPYFKVYDRTGKPCLVCGEDIQKSEVGGRNAFFCPHCQK is encoded by the coding sequence ATGCCTGAAGTTCCTGAAATGGAGATCTATAAAAATTACTTAAATCAATGGGTCAAAGGGAAGGAAATTAGTGAGCTAAATATCTTACGAGCCAAAAGCATTAACCTGGAGTTATCAGAATTCCGCGCTAAGGTACAGGGCAAGAGAATTAAAGAAATTAGGCGGCGGGGTAAATATTTAATTTTTGATTTTGAGGAAGGCGATTTTTTACTGACCCATATGATGCTTGATGGCCGGCTATTTCTCTTGCAACTTGACTCCGAAACCCTCAAAAAGACCGATAGCCCAAAAGCGGAAGATTTACAGTCTGTGATCATGGGGAGCAGCGCAGAAGAGTTGAAGAACATCGTTAAGGATCTTCCGGGAAGAGCCAGTGTCATTTTTGGACTATCCGGTGGTTTGATACTCTTTTTTTGTAATCTGACCCTGGGCTATTTGCACTACCTTGATCAAGTTCATCTGGATACGAAATTGCAGGAATTAGGAAAGGATCCTTTAGACCCGGATTTCAACAGCCGGGACTTTTCTAAATTGCTGAAAGGGAAAAGGGGAATGATCAAACCTTGGTTGATGAACCCTAAAAACATCTCCGGCGTAGGAAATGCTTATTCTAATGAAGCTTTATTCAGTGCAGGTATACTGCCAACCCGAGGAGTTTCGACATTAGATGATGCTGAAAAAGAGAACCTATTTGATTCCTTGGTCAGAATTATTAGAGATTCTATTCGCCTTGGAGGAGACATGGAGGAACCCTTTGCCGCTTGGGATGACTTTACAGGGGGATATAATCCTTACTTTAAAGTTTATGATCGCACAGGGAAACCCTGCTTAGTATGTGGGGAGGATATTCAAAAGTCGGAAGTAGGGGGGCGGAATGCCTTTTTTTGCCCTCACTGTCAGAAGTAG
- a CDS encoding aldehyde ferredoxin oxidoreductase C-terminal domain-containing protein — protein sequence MLYEKTIKVLYIDLAVGKVEVKQRTDLSEYLGGVGIATKLLEETVKPELPPLAPEQPIILAIGAISGIYPLVTKTVAMFLSPLTGEMGESYAGGRLALALSMAGYDAVVISGKASRPSYIAIEGDTVQIKDARPIWGMDSDVVGQFLRDSEEGRGRRSILRIGPAGEKMVKFASVCVDTYRHFGRLGLGATMGSKLVKAIIISGDNTTKIQNFKDYFRSYQEIFKSVTETDLMSKYHDLGTAINVESVSALGALPTRNLTENHFDEAEEISGEAFAEKSLVRKMACTGCPVGCIHIGQFRRKFDEGYDYESVSVAYDYELIYSLGSLLGIPKTDEVLHLIEVVEKTGMDAISAGVALAWATESLMHGIVSEEDTIVPLTFGNSENYSKAIRYLASRKNSFYEALGEGTRSAGAKFGGKDHALQVAGNEIPGYHTGYANLVGLTVGARHSHLCNAGYSVDQSLKDFDEQKAVNKLFDEELERCLLNSLVICLFARKLYNRETVLKALRAAGYPLTDAELTLIAKRIYSTKLRLKEKLGFDPRQVELPKRFFKTPSMQGILDSTMVERMISQYVEKCEALLAEKI from the coding sequence ATGTTATACGAAAAAACCATTAAGGTTTTGTACATAGATCTTGCTGTAGGTAAAGTCGAAGTCAAGCAGCGAACAGATTTGAGCGAATATCTCGGGGGAGTCGGCATAGCCACAAAATTACTCGAAGAAACCGTTAAACCTGAACTTCCTCCTCTAGCCCCCGAACAACCTATTATCTTGGCGATTGGGGCAATATCAGGTATCTATCCATTGGTTACTAAAACAGTTGCCATGTTCCTTTCCCCCCTTACAGGAGAAATGGGAGAAAGCTACGCAGGAGGCAGACTTGCATTAGCATTATCAATGGCCGGCTATGACGCTGTTGTGATTTCCGGAAAAGCGTCCCGACCTTCTTACATAGCTATTGAAGGAGATACTGTCCAAATCAAGGATGCCCGTCCCATTTGGGGGATGGACTCGGATGTTGTCGGACAATTCCTGCGTGATTCAGAAGAAGGCCGAGGCAGACGCAGCATTTTGCGGATCGGACCAGCCGGTGAAAAGATGGTCAAGTTTGCCAGCGTATGTGTGGATACCTATCGGCATTTTGGTCGCCTTGGCTTAGGGGCAACCATGGGCAGTAAACTGGTCAAAGCGATAATTATCTCCGGAGATAATACGACCAAAATTCAAAACTTCAAAGACTATTTCCGCTCTTACCAAGAAATTTTCAAATCTGTCACAGAGACTGATTTAATGTCTAAATATCACGACCTAGGGACAGCCATCAATGTTGAGTCAGTAAGCGCTTTAGGGGCTCTGCCCACGCGAAACTTGACCGAAAATCACTTCGACGAAGCCGAGGAGATTAGTGGTGAAGCCTTTGCCGAAAAAAGCTTAGTACGAAAGATGGCCTGCACCGGCTGCCCAGTTGGCTGCATTCATATTGGGCAATTCCGTCGTAAGTTTGACGAGGGTTATGACTACGAATCCGTTAGCGTAGCCTATGACTATGAATTAATCTATTCTCTTGGGAGCCTACTGGGTATCCCTAAAACGGATGAAGTATTACATCTGATCGAGGTTGTGGAAAAAACAGGTATGGATGCCATCTCTGCCGGTGTTGCCTTAGCCTGGGCCACTGAAAGCCTAATGCACGGCATTGTCTCCGAAGAGGATACTATTGTCCCCCTAACCTTTGGCAATTCGGAAAACTACTCTAAGGCCATCCGCTATTTAGCCAGTCGAAAGAATTCCTTTTATGAAGCTCTCGGAGAAGGAACCCGTTCTGCCGGTGCAAAGTTCGGCGGCAAAGACCACGCTCTCCAAGTTGCGGGCAATGAAATACCCGGCTATCACACGGGCTATGCCAATTTAGTGGGTCTTACCGTAGGTGCACGACACTCCCATCTATGCAATGCAGGTTACTCAGTTGACCAGTCCTTAAAAGACTTTGACGAACAAAAAGCTGTCAATAAACTCTTTGACGAGGAACTTGAACGCTGTCTCTTAAATTCCCTCGTTATCTGTCTCTTCGCTCGAAAATTATACAATCGGGAGACAGTGCTAAAAGCTCTTAGAGCGGCAGGCTATCCTTTAACCGATGCTGAGCTCACATTAATTGCCAAGCGAATATACTCCACAAAGCTGCGCCTTAAAGAAAAACTAGGCTTCGACCCGCGCCAAGTTGAGTTACCTAAACGCTTCTTTAAGACTCCAAGCATGCAAGGAATCCTGGATTCAACAATGGTAGAACGCATGATAAGTCAGTATGTAGAAAAATGCGAAGCCTTACTCGCCGAAAAAATCTAA
- the ehuD gene encoding ectoine/hydroxyectoine ABC transporter permease subunit EhuD → MWSWDYTLLILPQILEALKITVSATFVAFAVALVGGLILTLARRSDFKPLSLFAQGFIEFVRSTPLLVQLYFIFYVLPEHGLSLSPFIAGVIGLGLHYSTYLSEVYRGGIESIPPGQWEAAKALNFTPLETWRKIILPQSIPPVIPVMGNYLITMFKETPVLSAITLVEIMQTAKMLGSHSFRYLEAFTIVGVLFLVLSYSSSLMVRRLEVRLNLR, encoded by the coding sequence ATGTGGAGCTGGGACTATACACTATTAATTTTACCCCAGATTTTAGAGGCCTTAAAAATAACAGTTTCGGCTACATTTGTTGCATTTGCAGTAGCGCTGGTTGGAGGTTTGATTCTGACGCTGGCGCGCAGATCAGACTTTAAGCCATTATCACTATTTGCCCAAGGATTTATCGAGTTTGTTAGAAGCACACCGCTACTAGTGCAACTTTATTTTATATTTTACGTTTTGCCGGAACATGGACTTTCTCTTTCACCGTTTATTGCCGGAGTTATCGGATTAGGCCTTCACTATAGTACCTATCTTTCAGAGGTATACCGTGGTGGAATCGAGTCAATACCGCCGGGCCAATGGGAAGCGGCTAAAGCCCTGAACTTTACTCCGCTTGAGACATGGCGAAAGATTATTCTCCCTCAATCTATTCCGCCGGTAATACCGGTTATGGGGAATTATCTGATAACTATGTTTAAAGAAACCCCTGTACTCTCAGCGATCACCCTAGTTGAGATAATGCAGACAGCAAAGATGCTGGGGTCGCACTCATTTCGTTATCTGGAGGCATTTACGATTGTTGGAGTGCTGTTCTTAGTATTGAGTTACTCATCTTCGCTGATGGTGAGGCGCTTGGAAGTCCGTCTAAATCTCAGATAG
- the ehuB gene encoding ectoine/hydroxyectoine ABC transporter substrate-binding protein EhuB has protein sequence MKRFRKLLAAALALSLLGLAGCGTTDSGSKAKSTLETAKERGYVVVGFANEKPYAYQTPDGKLTGEAVEVARTALKNMGISEMKGELTEFASLIPGLNAKRFDMITAGMFINPERAKEVDFANPEYSIGEAIAVKKGNPLNLHSYKDIAANPEVKIAVPGGAIEYDYLLKSGVPLKQIMTVPDMPAALSALQSGRADALTATGPSVQATLETANNPDLERVMDFIQPVIDGKEVKGYGATAFRKDDQDFREAFNSEIQKLKESGELLKIISQFGFTEQELPGDKTAEELSAPTDN, from the coding sequence ATGAAACGATTCAGAAAATTACTCGCCGCTGCGCTCGCTTTGTCCCTTTTGGGATTAGCAGGATGTGGGACAACCGATTCCGGTAGTAAAGCTAAGTCCACATTAGAGACCGCGAAGGAAAGAGGATATGTTGTTGTAGGATTTGCCAACGAGAAACCATATGCCTATCAAACCCCAGACGGTAAACTTACGGGGGAAGCGGTAGAGGTTGCTAGAACCGCCCTTAAAAATATGGGTATTAGCGAAATGAAAGGGGAGTTAACAGAATTTGCTTCCCTTATTCCCGGGCTGAATGCCAAGCGCTTTGACATGATCACAGCAGGGATGTTTATTAATCCTGAACGTGCCAAGGAAGTAGATTTTGCTAATCCTGAGTACAGTATCGGAGAAGCGATTGCTGTTAAAAAAGGAAATCCTTTAAATCTTCACAGTTACAAGGATATTGCTGCTAATCCTGAGGTAAAAATCGCCGTTCCGGGAGGAGCCATTGAATATGATTACCTTCTGAAATCCGGAGTACCCCTCAAGCAGATTATGACCGTACCGGATATGCCGGCAGCATTATCAGCTCTTCAATCAGGTCGTGCAGATGCATTAACCGCTACTGGACCCTCCGTACAGGCGACACTTGAAACTGCTAATAATCCTGATTTAGAAAGAGTCATGGATTTTATACAGCCGGTTATTGATGGTAAAGAAGTTAAAGGCTATGGTGCAACAGCCTTCCGTAAAGATGACCAAGATTTTCGCGAAGCTTTTAACAGTGAAATCCAGAAACTTAAGGAATCAGGAGAGTTATTAAAAATTATCTCTCAATTTGGATTTACCGAACAAGAATTGCCTGGAGATAAAACAGCTGAAGAGTTAAGTGCTCCAACGGATAACTAA
- a CDS encoding 4Fe-4S binding protein — translation MMKVFKAVEMNRCIGCLSCMITCSAVNQQDHSILKSAIRIKTSGGLTGKFVAIVCQACKDDVPCAEICPTGALKKRPAGGVLLDKDNCIGCELCVGACTVEAIYFDQEAKKPIVCKHCGVCVRFCPHGCLELVEEVQ, via the coding sequence ATGATGAAAGTATTTAAAGCAGTTGAAATGAACCGCTGTATTGGCTGTTTATCATGTATGATAACCTGCAGCGCCGTTAACCAACAAGACCATTCCATCTTAAAAAGTGCTATTCGGATTAAAACCAGTGGTGGACTAACTGGCAAGTTTGTGGCGATTGTCTGTCAAGCATGTAAAGATGATGTACCCTGTGCTGAAATCTGTCCGACAGGGGCACTTAAAAAACGTCCAGCCGGAGGAGTTTTATTAGATAAAGATAACTGTATAGGCTGTGAACTTTGCGTTGGTGCCTGCACTGTCGAGGCAATTTATTTTGACCAAGAGGCCAAAAAGCCTATTGTCTGTAAGCATTGTGGTGTCTGTGTTCGCTTTTGCCCCCACGGCTGTTTAGAGTTAGTTGAGGAGGTTCAGTAA
- a CDS encoding M23 family metallopeptidase, which translates to MKKASDLPFKQYIDVLKAKIFTLQNISWKSPKVIGGSILLLLLMGSGIVYLNSTTSAVYVVVNGEKVGLLESQQQAGAMIDEILSEKGAPIGVAAKTHDSITFSSVRIKNSEYRALSKSTLEADIAYYVDGAAVKVNNEPIFVLAKAEDGERLLKEFQEYYAKPSEKNQVASVSFEEEVETEPVEVPLDQALSYEQALEKLKQGNLQKIEYTIQENDSWWLIARKNDMKTKEVLASNPGANEDTILKLGKKITLEKVAPYITVVCEGVRTDIETIPFDVVTKTDSSLSSGQTNVKQAGSDGEKEVQYAYVQKNDKVVTQTVKDEKVLKTAVSQIIEKGPQQVTVAYSRGSGSTVSGVSWPLRGPITSYYGYRHSEFHTGIDIDGDQGDPYTAAAAGKVVSAGWSGNYGNTILIDHGNGVMTRYAHSSKLLVSAGARVTKGQTIGLVGSTGRSTGSHLHFEVIINGDTTNPLNSLR; encoded by the coding sequence ATGAAAAAGGCCAGTGATTTACCATTTAAACAATACATTGATGTTTTAAAAGCTAAGATTTTCACATTACAGAATATCTCATGGAAGTCTCCAAAAGTTATAGGAGGTTCAATCCTTCTGCTGCTCTTAATGGGAAGTGGAATTGTATACCTGAACTCTACAACCTCTGCAGTTTACGTTGTTGTCAATGGAGAAAAGGTAGGTCTTCTTGAAAGTCAGCAGCAAGCGGGAGCAATGATCGATGAAATCCTCTCTGAAAAGGGAGCTCCCATAGGCGTTGCAGCTAAAACTCATGATAGTATTACCTTTTCATCTGTTAGAATAAAAAATTCCGAATATAGGGCTTTATCTAAGTCAACCTTAGAGGCAGACATCGCTTACTATGTTGACGGAGCAGCAGTAAAGGTAAATAATGAGCCTATTTTTGTTCTGGCAAAAGCTGAAGATGGAGAAAGATTGCTAAAAGAATTTCAAGAGTATTATGCTAAGCCAAGTGAAAAAAACCAAGTTGCCTCAGTCTCTTTTGAAGAAGAGGTTGAGACTGAGCCTGTGGAGGTGCCTTTAGACCAAGCACTTTCTTATGAGCAAGCTCTTGAAAAACTTAAACAGGGTAATCTGCAAAAGATCGAATATACAATTCAGGAAAACGATTCTTGGTGGCTCATAGCGCGAAAAAACGATATGAAAACTAAAGAAGTCTTGGCAAGTAACCCCGGTGCCAACGAAGATACTATCTTAAAACTTGGCAAGAAAATAACCTTAGAAAAAGTTGCTCCTTACATAACAGTGGTTTGTGAAGGAGTTCGTACGGATATAGAAACAATTCCCTTTGATGTGGTTACCAAAACTGACTCCAGTCTCTCCAGTGGACAAACAAACGTAAAACAAGCTGGAAGTGACGGAGAAAAAGAAGTGCAGTACGCTTACGTTCAAAAGAATGATAAAGTGGTTACCCAAACCGTCAAGGATGAAAAAGTACTAAAAACCGCAGTTTCTCAAATCATTGAAAAAGGCCCCCAACAAGTCACAGTTGCTTATTCTCGTGGTAGCGGGAGTACTGTTTCCGGGGTATCCTGGCCATTAAGAGGGCCGATAACCTCCTACTATGGTTATCGCCATTCTGAGTTTCATACAGGAATTGACATCGATGGAGATCAAGGGGATCCCTATACTGCAGCTGCTGCCGGTAAGGTTGTAAGTGCCGGCTGGAGCGGTAATTATGGTAATACCATTCTTATTGATCACGGCAATGGAGTGATGACACGCTATGCTCATTCCAGCAAACTACTAGTTTCTGCAGGAGCGAGGGTAACTAAAGGTCAGACCATTGGTTTAGTTGGATCCACGGGTCGATCGACTGGTTCACATCTCCACTTTGAAGTAATCATCAATGGAGATACAACAAATCCTCTTAATTCATTGCGCTAA
- a CDS encoding heavy metal-binding domain-containing protein yields the protein MILTTTPSIEGHKITAYFGIITGEAIMGANIMRDLFASITDVIGGRSGAYEEKLQDARQIALRELEERASRLGANAVVGVDLDYEVVGQSGSMLMVSASGTAVRVE from the coding sequence ATGATTCTGACAACTACACCATCTATCGAGGGTCATAAAATCACAGCATATTTTGGCATAATTACCGGTGAGGCTATTATGGGTGCTAACATAATGCGAGATCTCTTCGCAAGCATAACAGATGTCATTGGCGGGCGTTCCGGGGCCTATGAAGAAAAACTTCAAGACGCCAGACAAATTGCTTTGCGAGAATTAGAAGAGCGTGCCTCAAGATTAGGAGCCAATGCAGTTGTTGGAGTTGACCTGGACTATGAAGTAGTTGGTCAAAGTGGCAGCATGCTGATGGTTAGCGCTTCGGGGACAGCTGTACGTGTCGAGTAG
- a CDS encoding cupin domain-containing protein codes for MKIEKIADKIVYKDDNLTKKILFNESRVLNFVLNFRPGQGVPPHHHEQSDLIIHVLVGQGEMGVDGTIHEITEGDVIHCKGSEVFSLKNTGDKDMSCFVILAPNPSAAYSIEV; via the coding sequence ATGAAGATTGAAAAAATCGCCGATAAAATTGTCTATAAAGATGATAATCTTACCAAAAAGATACTTTTTAATGAATCTCGAGTTCTGAACTTCGTTCTAAACTTTAGACCAGGACAAGGAGTCCCGCCCCACCACCATGAACAAAGTGACCTAATTATCCACGTGCTTGTCGGGCAAGGGGAAATGGGGGTAGATGGTACCATACACGAGATAACCGAAGGAGATGTTATCCACTGTAAAGGGTCTGAGGTTTTCAGCCTGAAAAACACAGGTGATAAAGACATGTCCTGTTTTGTAATATTAGCTCCTAATCCCTCAGCTGCCTATTCTATAGAAGTATAA
- a CDS encoding metallophosphoesterase family protein yields the protein MAASVRFIQCAGFRFDSPAWDGPERWATARNQDLWQTFQALLSLCQAEKVEFLFLTGDLFEQQYVRQETVEGVAELLGKLEGTRVFITPGRRDPLTISSAYRLTVWPRNVHIFSSGIKSVKLPSHNLTIYGAGWTAYHQEKSFLDDFTPINDTTLKIMLLHAVVDSLGTSQGLIPIKQDQISASGVNYLALGHLEGWSGIQQAGKTIWADCGVIEARSFADKGSHGVILGEIREESTCIEFRELGQRCYYEINLTVQSQESLAEIAERVLKELSPDERQRNLYRINISGDQLEIERLVSPLQKLLMAELPFVEVIAHEEPDPTYVDLPRPSKVNIQEGFPTLAHIFSGKLQTRLSEADESENKEYWGVVQKIGMTALGQGRIIDED from the coding sequence ATGGCTGCAAGTGTACGTTTCATACAGTGTGCTGGTTTTCGATTTGATAGCCCCGCTTGGGATGGACCGGAGAGGTGGGCAACAGCAAGGAATCAAGATTTGTGGCAGACATTTCAGGCTCTACTATCTCTTTGCCAAGCGGAAAAAGTCGAATTTCTTTTTCTAACCGGTGATCTATTTGAACAGCAGTATGTGCGCCAGGAGACCGTCGAGGGGGTCGCAGAATTACTTGGAAAATTGGAAGGAACCAGAGTTTTCATCACTCCGGGCAGAAGAGACCCCCTTACAATATCCTCTGCTTATCGCTTGACAGTGTGGCCAAGGAATGTCCATATATTCTCAAGTGGAATTAAAAGTGTCAAACTCCCATCCCATAATCTAACAATATATGGGGCAGGCTGGACTGCATATCATCAAGAGAAGTCATTTCTGGATGATTTCACTCCTATTAATGATACGACACTAAAGATTATGCTTCTTCACGCTGTTGTTGATTCACTCGGGACTAGCCAAGGACTTATACCCATTAAGCAAGACCAAATATCTGCCAGTGGGGTAAACTATTTAGCCCTCGGACATCTGGAAGGATGGAGCGGAATACAGCAGGCTGGAAAGACTATCTGGGCAGACTGTGGTGTGATAGAGGCTAGAAGTTTTGCAGACAAAGGATCTCATGGTGTGATCTTGGGAGAAATTCGAGAAGAATCCACCTGTATTGAATTTAGAGAACTGGGACAACGCTGTTACTATGAAATAAATTTAACAGTTCAGTCTCAAGAATCTCTTGCAGAAATAGCTGAAAGAGTACTCAAAGAGCTAAGCCCTGATGAACGTCAAAGAAATTTATATAGGATTAATATCTCTGGAGACCAATTAGAGATTGAAAGGTTAGTATCTCCTTTACAGAAGCTGCTTATGGCAGAGCTTCCTTTCGTTGAAGTTATTGCTCACGAAGAACCAGACCCAACCTATGTGGATTTGCCTAGGCCCTCTAAAGTAAATATTCAGGAAGGCTTTCCTACTCTTGCCCACATCTTTTCCGGCAAACTCCAAACAAGGTTGTCAGAAGCAGATGAATCGGAAAACAAAGAGTATTGGGGAGTCGTACAAAAAATCGGAATGACAGCACTGGGGCAGGGGCGGATAATAGATGAAGATTGA
- the ehuC gene encoding ectoine/hydroxyectoine ABC transporter permease subunit EhuC: MWFDILPSFWEGTKITIQLTLFSAVIAFFLAFLAGFGRLSKIKAIRFLAATYVEIFRGTSLFVQLFWIYFALPLLGIMLPKMLAGVLALSLNAGAYGSEIVRSTIISVPKGQTEAAIALNMTPWQRTWLVILPQALVMMLPAFGNLLIEMLKGTALVSLVTLADLTFVATVLNSSIMRPTEIFSVLLVIYFVISLPFTRGIRWIEHRLSGGRY; this comes from the coding sequence ATGTGGTTTGATATTCTCCCTTCTTTCTGGGAGGGAACTAAAATAACAATTCAATTAACACTTTTTTCAGCAGTAATTGCCTTTTTCTTAGCATTTTTGGCGGGGTTTGGGCGGCTCTCGAAAATCAAAGCCATCCGTTTCTTAGCCGCAACTTATGTGGAGATATTTAGAGGAACGTCTTTGTTCGTACAGCTCTTTTGGATTTACTTTGCCTTACCGCTATTAGGTATAATGCTGCCAAAGATGCTGGCCGGGGTATTGGCCCTATCACTTAACGCTGGGGCTTATGGGTCTGAGATTGTCCGGAGTACCATTATTTCTGTGCCAAAAGGTCAGACTGAAGCTGCAATTGCCCTCAACATGACCCCTTGGCAAAGAACCTGGCTGGTTATTTTGCCCCAAGCCTTAGTGATGATGTTACCTGCCTTTGGAAATCTGCTCATTGAAATGCTTAAAGGAACTGCACTGGTATCCCTAGTGACACTTGCTGATTTGACCTTTGTAGCGACGGTTCTCAATTCCTCTATTATGCGTCCAACGGAAATTTTTTCTGTGCTGTTGGTAATCTATTTTGTGATATCCTTGCCATTTACAAGGGGAATTCGATGGATTGAGCATAGGTTATCTGGGGGGAGGTATTAA
- a CDS encoding GerMN domain-containing protein translates to MKKLVYLISILLTLALLNGCANKGGSAPSNSDDKPQETKTLSIQDYCSFKENTNYIYEGKGIEYASYNVMVDYIEGNRIQTRSNNGGTETVKVLELDNGKLTLRLARGESYFRENLLQSPSNSEEILLQEPLVVGTSWVLADGRKRSITNIEADITTPSGTYKTLEVTTEGKADKTQDYYAPNVGLVKSVFTSDDFVVTSTLSKLESDVALNQTVKFYYPNNNVDKLYFVSKKLSFKTNDLTKASFERAFKELPKGDVAPVLGPNAKIKSLYLNKDNAVYVDFSKELRGEMIAGSSYEGLILQSITNTLGNYYGVDKVYITVEGNPYASGHYAMNKGESFSVDLSNSTELK, encoded by the coding sequence ATGAAGAAACTAGTATACCTAATTAGTATATTGCTCACCCTGGCTCTACTTAACGGATGTGCCAATAAGGGTGGCTCTGCGCCCAGTAATTCGGATGATAAACCCCAAGAAACTAAGACACTAAGCATCCAAGATTACTGTTCTTTCAAAGAAAATACAAACTACATTTATGAGGGCAAAGGAATTGAGTATGCCTCATATAACGTTATGGTAGATTATATCGAAGGAAACCGGATTCAGACTCGTTCAAATAATGGAGGAACAGAGACGGTAAAAGTGCTGGAATTGGACAATGGAAAGCTGACCTTGCGGTTAGCCAGAGGGGAAAGCTACTTTAGAGAAAACTTACTCCAAAGCCCAAGTAACAGTGAAGAAATTCTGTTGCAAGAACCACTTGTCGTGGGAACATCATGGGTCTTGGCGGATGGAAGAAAACGTTCGATAACTAATATAGAAGCTGATATAACCACGCCTTCAGGTACTTACAAAACTCTAGAGGTGACTACCGAGGGCAAAGCGGATAAAACTCAGGACTATTATGCCCCGAATGTTGGGCTTGTAAAATCAGTTTTTACATCAGATGACTTTGTGGTCACTTCAACTTTAAGCAAACTGGAAAGTGATGTAGCTCTGAACCAAACAGTCAAATTCTATTATCCCAATAATAATGTTGATAAGCTTTATTTTGTCAGCAAAAAACTATCCTTTAAAACCAATGATTTGACGAAAGCTTCTTTTGAGAGGGCATTCAAAGAGTTGCCTAAAGGGGATGTTGCTCCAGTATTAGGTCCTAATGCTAAGATAAAGAGTCTTTACTTAAATAAAGACAACGCAGTCTATGTTGATTTTAGTAAAGAACTAAGAGGCGAAATGATTGCCGGATCTAGTTATGAGGGTTTAATCTTGCAGAGCATCACTAATACCCTAGGAAATTATTACGGGGTGGACAAGGTTTATATTACAGTTGAAGGAAATCCCTATGCGTCTGGGCATTATGCCATGAATAAAGGTGAGTCCTTTTCCGTCGATTTAAGTAACAGTACAGAACTTAAATAA